A genome region from Oncorhynchus gorbuscha isolate QuinsamMale2020 ecotype Even-year linkage group LG26, OgorEven_v1.0, whole genome shotgun sequence includes the following:
- the LOC124015690 gene encoding transmembrane protein 184B-like — protein sequence MNSSAKEMAMDSEVPQNESLIRLASPVLNKSDMSNMTIIQTGNGTIVAHDIFLNTTAAQALSGIFVWSALLLTCHQIYTHLRSYTVPNEQRYIIRILFIVPIYAFDSWLSLLFISNDQYYVYFDSVRDCYEAFVIYNFLSLSFEYLGGESAIMSEIRGKSIESSCMYGTCCLGGISYSIGFLRFCKQATLQFCVVKPIMAVITILLQAFGKYHDGDFNVNGGYLYITIIYNISVSLALYALFLFFFATSDLLRPYEPVLKFLTIKSVIFLSFWQGMVLAILERCGVIPNALFIDGQEVGAGTVAAGWQNFITCIEMFFAAIALRYAFTCTVYREKENELPGTHDNIAPMQSISSGLKETMNPGDMVQDAIHNFSPAYQQYTQQSTQEVVQPSQNNGKAGTGGSSKSSKKSDKVLLIISDDEF from the exons ATGAACAGCTCAGCAAAGGAGATGGCGATGGACTCGGAGGTCCCCCAAAATGAGTCTCTGATACGTTTGGCGTCTCCAGTTCTTAACAAGTCAGACATGTCCAACATGACAATAATTCAAACAGGGAATGGGACTATTGTGGCACACGATATCTTCTTGAATACGACTGCTGCTCAAGCTCTGTCTGGGATCTTCGTCTGGTCAGCGCTGCTCCTCACTTGCCACCAG ATCTACACACACCTGAGGTCCTACACAGTCCCTAACGAGCAGCGCTACATCATTCGCATTCTTTTCATCGTGCCAATCTATGCGTTCGACTCCTGGCTCAGCCTGCTCTTCATCAGCAACGACCAGTACTATGTCTACTTTGACTCCGTCCGAGACTGTTATGAAG CATTTGTGATTTACAACTTCCTAAGCCTGTCCTTTGAGTACCTCGGGGGAGAGAGTGCCATCATGTCCGAGATCCGAGGgaagtccattga GTCGAGCTGTATGTATGGTACCTGCTGCTTAGGTGGAATAAGCTACTCTATTGGCTTTTTAAGATTCTGTAAACAG GCCACTCTTCAGTTCTGTGTCGTCAAACCCATCATGGCCGTCATCACCATCCTCCTGCAGGCCTTTGGCAAATATCATGATGGAGACTTTAA TGTGAATGGAGGATACCTCTACATCACCATCATCTACAACATCTCTGTCAGCCTGGCCCTGTacgctctcttcctcttcttcttcgcTACCAGTGACCTGCTGAGGCCTTATGAACCTGTGCTCAAATTCCTGACCATCAAATCTGTCATCTTCCTGTCCTTCTGGCAGG GTATGGTGCTGGCCATCCTGGAGCGCTGTGGGGTCATCCCTAACGCCCTGTTTATCGACGGCCAGGAGGTGGGGGCAGGCACAGTGGCAGCAGGCTGGCAGAACTTCATCACCTGCATCGAGATGTTCTTCGCTGCTATCGCCCTGCGTTACGCCTTTACCTGCACCGTGTACCGGGAGAAGGAGAACGAACTGCCAGGGACACACG ACAACATCGCCCCCATGCAGAGCATCTCCAGTGGTCTGAAGGAGACGATGAACCCTGGGGACATGGTCCAGGATGCCATCCACAACTTCTCCCCAGCCTACCAGCAGTACACCCAGCAGTCCACCCAGGAGGTGGTACAGCCCAGCCAGAACAACGGCAAGGCAGGCACAGGCGGCAGCAGCAAGAGCTCCAAGAAATCTGACAAAGTCCTGCTGATTATCTCTGATGACGAATTCTAA